In the Hordeum vulgare subsp. vulgare chromosome 7H, MorexV3_pseudomolecules_assembly, whole genome shotgun sequence genome, one interval contains:
- the LOC123411490 gene encoding uncharacterized protein LOC123411490, with protein MAAKYIVGGLVGSCVISYACDYIVSQKKIFGGTIPGTVSDKEWWKATEQRFQAWPRVAGPPVIMNPISRQNFIVKDLNR; from the exons ATGGCTGCCAAGTACATCGTCGGCGGCCTCGTTGGCTCCTGTGTCATCTCGTACGCCTGTGACTACATCGTTTCTCAGAAGAAGATCTTCGGTG GCACCATCCCAGGGACCGTCTCGGACAAGGAGTGGTGGAAGGCTACAGAGCAGAGGTTCCAGGCCTGGCCCCGTGTCGCCGGACCACCGGTCATCATGAACCCCATCAGCCGCCAGAACTTCATCGTCAAGGACCTCAACCGCTGA
- the LOC123412337 gene encoding anthranilate O-methyltransferase 2-like produces the protein MQMKAIRENMPLLQKAVEQVYTSLSPASVMVIADLGCSSGPNALLIVAEVLGMISDCNQKTNEKRDMELQFFLNDLPSNDFNLVFQSLDQFHNVTRKEEGNEAAAAPYFIVGVPGSFYTRLFPKQSVHLFHSSYSLHWLSKVPEELSSGNYLNEGNIHIGKTTPPLVANVFREQFQIDFELFLQLRSKELMTGGRMLLTFLGRKSEEMLMHGEIGIMWELLSESLQSLVLKGRVEKEKLDSFNLPLYAPSMEEVKVVINRIGLFHIEHMGPVAFSWDPQDDDTDDDHEVLDPANSGTNVSKSIRSVLEPLIAGHFGEDILDELFVVYASVVAKYLEKKNAKCPSVVVFLKKA, from the exons ATGCAGATGAAGGCCATAAGGGAAAACATGCCGTTGCTTCAAAAGGCCGTAGAACAGGTATACACGTCGCTCAGCCCTGCGAGCGTGATGGTCATCGCCGATCTCGGCTGCTCATCGGGTCCAAACGCTCTACTCATCGTCGCCGAGGTTCTCGGCATGATCTCTGACTGCAATcagaaaacaaatgaaaaacGTGACATGGAGCTGCAGTTCTTCCTGAATGACTTGCCGAGCAACGACTTCAACCTCGTCTTCCAGTCGCTTGATCAGTTCCACAATGTCACTAGGAAAGAAGAGGGCAATGAGGCAGCGGCGGCACCGTACTTCATCGTCGGGGTGCCGGGGTCATTTTACACGAGGCTTTTCCCTAAACAGAGCGTCCATCTTTTCCACTCCTCCTATAGCCTCCATTGGCTCTCTAAG GTGCCCGAGGAACTCTCGAGTGGTAACTATCTAAATGAAGGGAACATTCATATTGGAAAGACTACTCCACCTTTAGTAGCAAATGTATTTAGGGAACAATTCCAGATTGACTTTGAGTTATTCCTTCAACTGCGCTCAAAGGAACTTATGACTGGTGGGCGAATGTTGCTCACGTTTCTTGGCCGAAAGAGTGAAGAGATGTTGATGCATGGAGAAATTGGCATCATGTGGGAATTGCTTTCTGAATCTCTCCAATCACTCGTCTTGAAG GGACGTGTGGAGAAGGAGAAACTAGACTCATTCAACCTGCCACTCTATGCCCCATCAATGGAGGAGGTGAAGGTAGTGATCAACCGCATAGGGCTTTTCCACATTGAGCATATGGGACCGGTCGCATTCAGTTGGGATCCTCAAGATGATGACACAGACGACGACCATGAGGTGCTTGACCCAGCTAACAGTGGGACAAACGTCTCCAAATCCATCAGGTCAGTACTGGAGCCACTCATCGCGGGTCACTTCGGTGAGGACATTCTTGATGAGTTGTTTGTGGTGTATGCCTCAGTCGTTGCAAAGTATCTCGAGAAGAAGAACGCCAAATGCCCCAGTGTTGTGGTCTTCCTGAAAAAAGCATGA